The Citrifermentans bemidjiense Bem genome window below encodes:
- a CDS encoding helix-turn-helix domain-containing protein codes for MLTHKELKARALEREDVKDEYDRLNEEFHFLDQFLKARAAAGVTQAEIAERIGTTQSAVARLESGRGKHSPSIATLEKYAHALGCRLELRLVTDKHPEK; via the coding sequence ATGCTAACTCACAAAGAACTTAAAGCCCGCGCACTTGAGCGCGAAGATGTAAAAGATGAATATGATCGGTTGAACGAGGAGTTTCATTTCCTCGACCAATTTCTCAAGGCACGTGCCGCCGCGGGTGTTACACAAGCTGAAATTGCTGAACGTATCGGCACAACTCAATCTGCTGTCGCCCGTCTTGAATCTGGGAGAGGGAAACACTCCCCATCAATAGCGACGTTGGAAAAATACGCTCACGCTCTTGGATGCCGATTGGAATTGAGATTAGTCACCGACAAACATCCAGAAAAGTGA
- a CDS encoding type II toxin-antitoxin system RelE/ParE family toxin: protein MTWTITYFNDSVQEEILAMPAGFLGRYLRYADRMEVHGPDLGMPHTRAMGEGLFELRLKSTEGIARVFYCTMIGRKIVILHQFVKKSDKTPPRELETARRRMKEFKNANSQRT from the coding sequence ATGACTTGGACGATCACTTACTTCAATGATTCAGTGCAAGAAGAGATCCTTGCCATGCCAGCTGGTTTTCTTGGCCGCTATCTCCGATACGCCGACAGGATGGAGGTCCACGGTCCTGATCTTGGCATGCCTCACACCCGCGCCATGGGGGAAGGATTATTTGAACTGCGTCTGAAATCCACAGAAGGAATTGCTCGGGTTTTCTACTGTACGATGATCGGCCGAAAAATCGTGATCTTGCACCAGTTCGTCAAGAAATCGGACAAGACGCCGCCAAGAGAACTTGAAACAGCTCGGCGAAGAATGAAGGAGTTCAAAAATGCTAACTCACAAAGAACTTAA
- a CDS encoding STAS-like domain-containing protein, which produces MVAFDPVRRHENTIAITGNLGMGEFHRLIGVIFDATSRRGYQDITLDFSQCTATFNAPMLSVCAQIQEIRNRGISTHLILPNKETLAKLFISTNWAYTIDPNRFNMSSFRGFSHVPVTHFSDANQQAESVDKIINAILCSMDGLSREDLASIEWAINEITDNVLVHSNSKNGGFVQLTTFKGTRPRIEYAVCDAGVGIPATLKPAHKHIQTDMDALDQAIREGVTNGLGMGNGLFGSFEVSRISGGYFQIHSGNARLAYDQRSELHLRDERVPYSGTLVVACIECTKTGVLAEALKFGGKQHKPIDFIEMRYEADDEIIEFNLLNETLSFGTRLVGIPIRRKLLNLYEMSGGQKIIIDMSGIPVISSSFADEVLGKIFMEIGQTNFNRRFGLKNMNKTVHGLIERALTQRGYSSRR; this is translated from the coding sequence GTGGTTGCATTTGATCCTGTAAGACGGCATGAAAATACTATCGCGATTACTGGAAATCTCGGAATGGGCGAATTCCATAGATTGATCGGGGTCATCTTCGATGCAACTAGTAGACGAGGGTACCAAGATATTACTCTCGACTTTTCTCAGTGCACAGCTACCTTTAACGCGCCTATGCTGAGTGTCTGCGCTCAGATACAGGAAATAAGAAACCGTGGCATAAGTACTCACTTGATCTTGCCTAATAAAGAGACTCTAGCCAAACTGTTTATAAGCACAAATTGGGCTTACACAATTGACCCGAATAGATTTAACATGTCAAGTTTTCGAGGTTTTTCACATGTGCCTGTTACCCATTTCAGCGATGCCAACCAACAAGCTGAATCGGTTGATAAAATTATAAACGCTATTCTTTGTTCAATGGACGGATTAAGCAGGGAGGACCTAGCATCAATTGAATGGGCAATTAATGAGATAACAGATAACGTCTTGGTTCACTCCAATAGTAAAAATGGCGGATTCGTTCAACTGACTACATTTAAGGGAACAAGACCAAGAATAGAATATGCAGTATGCGATGCTGGAGTTGGTATCCCCGCAACCTTAAAACCTGCGCATAAGCACATTCAAACCGATATGGATGCTCTCGATCAGGCCATACGAGAAGGCGTGACTAATGGTCTCGGAATGGGCAATGGTTTGTTTGGCAGCTTCGAAGTTAGTAGAATAAGTGGTGGATATTTCCAAATTCATTCAGGAAATGCGCGATTGGCGTATGACCAAAGGTCAGAACTTCATCTCAGAGACGAACGTGTTCCATATTCAGGGACTTTGGTAGTGGCCTGTATTGAGTGTACTAAAACAGGAGTTTTAGCAGAAGCCTTGAAATTTGGTGGCAAGCAACATAAACCAATTGACTTTATAGAAATGCGATATGAAGCTGACGACGAGATTATCGAGTTCAACCTCTTAAATGAAACTTTGTCTTTTGGTACAAGACTTGTGGGTATTCCTATTCGCAGGAAACTTTTGAACCTATATGAAATGTCAGGTGGACAGAAAATAATTATAGATATGTCTGGGATACCAGTGATATCCAGTAGCTTTGCCGATGAAGTCCTTGGTAAGATATTTATGGAAATTGGACAAACCAACTTCAACAGGAGGTTTGGTTTGAAAAATATGAATAAAACCGTCCACGGCCTGATCGAAAGAGCACTAACTCAGCGGGGCTATTCGAGCAGAAGGTAG
- a CDS encoding HNH endonuclease — protein sequence MNSKFSQLVEFAEQHQGRPLSTLGNRSSFLLEVSESSFTYTPVTTQRPRRQKLIHAGRVFERYLEIGSLKTSKYTDLTVNSSYILALIKAFSEKEPTMNEEKVHEFASNAINDLDEIPQGVAEPERSSHTTSSYARDHKVRAYVIARAKGTCEYCGELGFLMSNGKSYYLEAHHVIALADEGRDTPDNVIALCPKHHKEAHFGINRDEIEEEMMIFLSTLSKKARNNRAARRR from the coding sequence ATGAACTCTAAATTTTCGCAACTTGTGGAATTCGCTGAGCAGCATCAAGGGCGGCCGCTTTCGACTCTTGGGAACAGAAGCTCGTTCCTGCTGGAGGTGTCAGAATCCTCGTTTACATATACTCCTGTTACGACACAACGGCCCCGTCGCCAAAAGTTAATCCATGCGGGGCGGGTTTTTGAGCGTTACCTCGAGATCGGATCATTGAAGACCTCTAAGTACACAGACCTCACGGTGAACTCTTCATACATACTGGCCCTGATCAAGGCGTTCTCAGAGAAAGAACCGACTATGAACGAAGAGAAGGTGCACGAATTTGCATCTAATGCGATTAATGATTTAGACGAAATCCCGCAGGGGGTGGCTGAGCCTGAAAGGAGTTCTCATACTACATCTTCATACGCAAGGGACCATAAGGTAAGGGCTTATGTGATAGCGCGAGCAAAGGGTACCTGTGAGTATTGCGGTGAACTTGGTTTTCTGATGTCTAATGGCAAGAGCTACTACCTGGAGGCACATCATGTTATCGCCCTTGCTGACGAAGGTAGGGATACCCCCGATAACGTAATTGCTCTTTGCCCAAAGCACCACAAGGAAGCACACTTCGGAATCAATCGTGATGAAATTGAAGAGGAAATGATGATCTTTTTAAGCACTTTGTCTAAAAAGGCGCGGAACAATAGGGCTGCACGCAGGCGCTGA